The following are from one region of the Ornithorhynchus anatinus isolate Pmale09 chromosome X1, mOrnAna1.pri.v4, whole genome shotgun sequence genome:
- the BSG gene encoding basigin isoform X2 produces the protein MGAALLWLLGAVLLCRSGAHGAGGVVIHHIVPAGTKMQLICNVTQPSISIEGHRWMKEGKVLKEDSSNSLFTQFEVSLEDAPGEYHCIFLPEVVGRAVVQVKGSPRVMTVKKSEHGNEGDSITLMCKSSLYPPVEEWNWYKETKEGIQSIVNGTEDRIFMQHMVNKSELHILKLDLELDPGKYYCNASNTEGTSGLILTLRVRSRLAALWPFLGIVAEVLILVTIIFIYEKRRKPDEVLDDDDGGSAPLKSSVSANDKDKSVRQRNAT, from the exons ATGGGGGCTGCGTTGTTGTGGTTGCTAGGGGCCGTTCTGCTCTGCCGGAGCGGTGCCCATGGAGCCG GGGGTGTAGTCATACACCACATAGTACCTGCTGGCACCAAGATGCAACTGATCTGTAACGTGACCCAGCCTTCGATCTCCATTGAAGGCCACCGTTGGATGAAGGAAGGCAAAGTGCTGAAGGAGGATTCTAGCAATTCTCTTTTCACCCAATTTGA GGTCAGTTTAGAGGACGCCCCCGGAGAATACCACTGCATCTTCCTCCCAGAGGTGGTCGGGAGGGCCGTGGTCCAAGTGAAAG GTTCTCCGCGGGTGATGACTGTAAAGAAATCCGAGCATGGGAACGAGGGGGACTCGATTACTCTCATGTGCAAGAGCAGCTTGTATCCCCCTGTAGAAGAGTGGAACTGGTACAAGGAGACCAAGGAGGGGATTCAG TCCATCGTGAACGGCACCGAAGATAGAATCTTCATGCAGCACATGGTGAACAAGTCGGAGCTGCATATCCTCAAGCTGGACCTCGAGTTAGACCCCGGGAAGTACTACTGCAACGCTAGCAACACCGAAGGGACCTCGggcctcatcctgactctgcggGTCCGCAGCCGCCTGGCCGCCCTCTGGCCCTTCCTGGGCATCGTGGCCGAGGTGCTCATTCTggtcaccatcatcttcatctaTGAAAAGAGGAGAAAGCCGGACGAGGTCCTGGACG atgatgatggaggATCTGCCCCGCT GAAAAGCAGCGTGTCTGCAAATGACAAGGACAAAAGCGTACGTCAGAGAAATGCCACCTAG
- the BSG gene encoding basigin isoform X1, with translation MGAALLWLLGAVLLCRSGAHGAAGFIKSPLSKKKLVEDSVDLHCEAVGNPIPEIQWWFEGVDPNETYSQLWDGARQARVQINATYKQHSTSTISISRLELLDSGTYECRASNDPDRNHLSKRPKVKWVRSQANVIVIERGVVIHHIVPAGTKMQLICNVTQPSISIEGHRWMKEGKVLKEDSSNSLFTQFEVSLEDAPGEYHCIFLPEVVGRAVVQVKGSPRVMTVKKSEHGNEGDSITLMCKSSLYPPVEEWNWYKETKEGIQSIVNGTEDRIFMQHMVNKSELHILKLDLELDPGKYYCNASNTEGTSGLILTLRVRSRLAALWPFLGIVAEVLILVTIIFIYEKRRKPDEVLDDDDGGSAPLKSSVSANDKDKSVRQRNAT, from the exons ATGGGGGCTGCGTTGTTGTGGTTGCTAGGGGCCGTTCTGCTCTGCCGGAGCGGTGCCCATGGAGCCG CTGGCTTTATCAAATCACCACTGTCCAAAAAGAAATTGGTGGAGGACAGTGTGGATTTGCACTGCGAAGCAGTTGGCAATCCCATCCCAGAGATTCAGTGGTGGTTTGAAGGCGTCGACCCCAACGAGACCTACTCCCAGCTCTGGGATGGCGCCCGGCAGGCCCGGGTCCAAATCAACGCCACGTACAAGCAGCATTCCACCAGCACCATCTCCATCTCCCGCCTGGAGCTCCTCGACTCTGGCACCTACGAGTGCCGGGCCAGCAACGACCCCGACCGCAATCACTTGTCGAAGCGTCCCAAGGTCAAGTGGGTCCGGTCCCAGGCTAACGTTATTGTCATCGAAC GGGGTGTAGTCATACACCACATAGTACCTGCTGGCACCAAGATGCAACTGATCTGTAACGTGACCCAGCCTTCGATCTCCATTGAAGGCCACCGTTGGATGAAGGAAGGCAAAGTGCTGAAGGAGGATTCTAGCAATTCTCTTTTCACCCAATTTGA GGTCAGTTTAGAGGACGCCCCCGGAGAATACCACTGCATCTTCCTCCCAGAGGTGGTCGGGAGGGCCGTGGTCCAAGTGAAAG GTTCTCCGCGGGTGATGACTGTAAAGAAATCCGAGCATGGGAACGAGGGGGACTCGATTACTCTCATGTGCAAGAGCAGCTTGTATCCCCCTGTAGAAGAGTGGAACTGGTACAAGGAGACCAAGGAGGGGATTCAG TCCATCGTGAACGGCACCGAAGATAGAATCTTCATGCAGCACATGGTGAACAAGTCGGAGCTGCATATCCTCAAGCTGGACCTCGAGTTAGACCCCGGGAAGTACTACTGCAACGCTAGCAACACCGAAGGGACCTCGggcctcatcctgactctgcggGTCCGCAGCCGCCTGGCCGCCCTCTGGCCCTTCCTGGGCATCGTGGCCGAGGTGCTCATTCTggtcaccatcatcttcatctaTGAAAAGAGGAGAAAGCCGGACGAGGTCCTGGACG atgatgatggaggATCTGCCCCGCT GAAAAGCAGCGTGTCTGCAAATGACAAGGACAAAAGCGTACGTCAGAGAAATGCCACCTAG